One window of Magallana gigas chromosome 2, xbMagGiga1.1, whole genome shotgun sequence genomic DNA carries:
- the LOC105341583 gene encoding GH3 domain-containing protein isoform X1 codes for MFRLGDWKVWCGILHLVLLVYLLHYLLCVPNNSLVSKLWAGVLTPVCGISAILCFDVARRKASSSHTFRSKFDHYIAIAGLSWVGWFARRKLDKCCKNMTETQNKLLLGRLKENAETQYGREYKFLEIQTREEYVKQHPLTYISHYEPYIQQMMKGEEKVLTSRQPVIFAVTSGTSGKSSILPMTKHQGFMFFIQGISVVYHSLLKTFPENNNLQKTLKFFYTPKWRKSECGILIGPNSSSPTNSKHLLNIYSTPKAGFEILREPEALYVHLLFGLADKSLGMLEANFSSLILSSFDALYRYWSDIADDIERGEVDPKLNIDESVRKELNAALTPNPQRANEIRDVMKTGSKVGIGKRLWPDCNLILSADSGSFDLPAKILRETYCEGIPIYSPLYAASEGLLGLNIWPKNHPSRYLLAVQSMFFEFIPVEHSTEDQPSTLFMDQVEKGEEYELVITNASGFYRYRFGDIVKVVDFYHQCPVIEFKHRKGQFLNVRGEKTSESLFYQALTKTTSAWFPRKLLNYCCVESLLIEDKGDSYAPFYHLFLEVDDDSKPLTVDQREMIDKELCSRSYVYESFRNKGSIQPIKVHQVKVGTFEELRKFTIDNSQASANQYKVPRVLKTKEAVNVLLKNVVNEL; via the exons GTGTCCTTACTCCTGTTTGTGGTATTTCAGCAATATTGTGCTTCGATGTAGCTAGAAGGAAGGCATCCTCCTCCCATACATTCCGTAGCAAGTTTGATCATTACATTGCCATAGCAGGCTTATCATGGGTGGGTTGGTTTGCCAGACGAAAGTTGGATAAATGTTGTAAAAACATGACCGAGACCCAAAACAAACTTTTGCTTGGCCGATTAAAAGAAAATGCTGAAACCCAGTACGGTAGAGAGTATAAGTTCTTGGAAATACAAACCAGGGAAGAATATGTTAAACAGCATCCACTTACTTATATATCTCATTATGAGCCCTACATCCAACAGATGATGAAAGGAGAAGAGAAGGTTCTCACCAGTCGGCAGCCTGTTATATTTGCTGTGACCTCAGGGACTTCTGGGAAGTCTAGTATTCTTCCAATGACCAAGCACCAAGGCTTCATGTTCTTCATTCAGGGGATATCAGTGGTTTATCATAGTCTTTTGAAAACGTTTCCAGAAAACAACAATCTTCAGAAGACATTAAAGTTTTTCTACACACCAAAATGGAGAAAGTCGGAGTGTGGAATACTTATAGGGCCCAATTCATCCTCTCCAACAAACTCCAAGCATTTGCTGAACATTTACTCCACACCAAAAGCTGGCTTTGAAATTCTCAGGGAACCAGAGGCACTGTATGTGCATTTGTTGTTTGGTTTAGCAGATAAAAGTCTAGGTATGTTGGAGGCTAATTTTTCCTCTCTCATTTTGTCATCTTTTGATGCACTCTACCGGTATTGGTCCGACATTGCGGATGACATCGAGAGAGGAGAAGTAGATCCAAAACTCAACATTGATGAATCTGTAAGAAAGGAATTAAATGCTGCCTTAACACCAAATCCTCAACGAGCCAATGAAATCAGAGATGTAATGAAGACAGGTAGCAaggttggaattggtaagcgtTTGTGGCCAGACTGTAACCTCATATTATCCGCCGACTCAGGTAGTTTTGATCTTCCAGCGAAGATACTCAGGGAAACTTATTGTGAAGGAATTCCTATCTATTCTCCATTGTATGCAGCCTCAGAAGGACTGCTAGGGCTTAACATCTGGCCAAAAAATCATCCAAGTCGATATTTGCTGGCCGTACAGTCCATGTTTTTTGAGTTTATTCCTGTGGAACATTCTACAGAGGATCAACCTAGTACACTCTTTATGGATCAG GTGGAGAAGGGAGAAGAATATGAATTGGTGATAACCAATGCTAGTGGGTTTTATAGATACCGCTTTGGGGACATCGTCAAAGTGGTTGATTTCTACCATCAGTGTCCTGTAATTGAATTCAAACACAG GAAAGGTCAGTTTCTGAATGTAAGAGGTGAAAAGACGTCAGAGTCGCTCTTCTACCAGGCATTGACCAAAACAACATCTGCCTGGTTTCCAAGGAAACTGCTCAATTACTGTTGTGTTGAGAGTTTATTGATAGAAGATAAAG gtgACAGTTATGCCCCATTCTACCACCTTTTCCTTGAAGTTGATGATGATTCCAAACCTCTAACTGTAGATCAAAGAGAAATG attgACAAAGAGTTGTGTTCCAGGTCCTATGTTTACGAGTCTTTCAGGAACAAAGGCAGCATTCAACCTATCAAAGTGCACCAGGTGAAAGTAGGGACTTTCGAAGAACTGCGTAAATTTACAATCGACAACAGTCAGGCATCGGCCAATCAGTACAAAGTTCCCAGGGTTCTTAAAACTAAAGAAGCTGTCAATGTTCTATTGAAAAACGTTGTGAATGAGTTGTGA
- the LOC105341583 gene encoding GH3 domain-containing protein isoform X2 — translation MGFLKGVLTPVCGISAILCFDVARRKASSSHTFRSKFDHYIAIAGLSWVGWFARRKLDKCCKNMTETQNKLLLGRLKENAETQYGREYKFLEIQTREEYVKQHPLTYISHYEPYIQQMMKGEEKVLTSRQPVIFAVTSGTSGKSSILPMTKHQGFMFFIQGISVVYHSLLKTFPENNNLQKTLKFFYTPKWRKSECGILIGPNSSSPTNSKHLLNIYSTPKAGFEILREPEALYVHLLFGLADKSLGMLEANFSSLILSSFDALYRYWSDIADDIERGEVDPKLNIDESVRKELNAALTPNPQRANEIRDVMKTGSKVGIGKRLWPDCNLILSADSGSFDLPAKILRETYCEGIPIYSPLYAASEGLLGLNIWPKNHPSRYLLAVQSMFFEFIPVEHSTEDQPSTLFMDQVEKGEEYELVITNASGFYRYRFGDIVKVVDFYHQCPVIEFKHRKGQFLNVRGEKTSESLFYQALTKTTSAWFPRKLLNYCCVESLLIEDKGDSYAPFYHLFLEVDDDSKPLTVDQREMIDKELCSRSYVYESFRNKGSIQPIKVHQVKVGTFEELRKFTIDNSQASANQYKVPRVLKTKEAVNVLLKNVVNEL, via the exons GTGTCCTTACTCCTGTTTGTGGTATTTCAGCAATATTGTGCTTCGATGTAGCTAGAAGGAAGGCATCCTCCTCCCATACATTCCGTAGCAAGTTTGATCATTACATTGCCATAGCAGGCTTATCATGGGTGGGTTGGTTTGCCAGACGAAAGTTGGATAAATGTTGTAAAAACATGACCGAGACCCAAAACAAACTTTTGCTTGGCCGATTAAAAGAAAATGCTGAAACCCAGTACGGTAGAGAGTATAAGTTCTTGGAAATACAAACCAGGGAAGAATATGTTAAACAGCATCCACTTACTTATATATCTCATTATGAGCCCTACATCCAACAGATGATGAAAGGAGAAGAGAAGGTTCTCACCAGTCGGCAGCCTGTTATATTTGCTGTGACCTCAGGGACTTCTGGGAAGTCTAGTATTCTTCCAATGACCAAGCACCAAGGCTTCATGTTCTTCATTCAGGGGATATCAGTGGTTTATCATAGTCTTTTGAAAACGTTTCCAGAAAACAACAATCTTCAGAAGACATTAAAGTTTTTCTACACACCAAAATGGAGAAAGTCGGAGTGTGGAATACTTATAGGGCCCAATTCATCCTCTCCAACAAACTCCAAGCATTTGCTGAACATTTACTCCACACCAAAAGCTGGCTTTGAAATTCTCAGGGAACCAGAGGCACTGTATGTGCATTTGTTGTTTGGTTTAGCAGATAAAAGTCTAGGTATGTTGGAGGCTAATTTTTCCTCTCTCATTTTGTCATCTTTTGATGCACTCTACCGGTATTGGTCCGACATTGCGGATGACATCGAGAGAGGAGAAGTAGATCCAAAACTCAACATTGATGAATCTGTAAGAAAGGAATTAAATGCTGCCTTAACACCAAATCCTCAACGAGCCAATGAAATCAGAGATGTAATGAAGACAGGTAGCAaggttggaattggtaagcgtTTGTGGCCAGACTGTAACCTCATATTATCCGCCGACTCAGGTAGTTTTGATCTTCCAGCGAAGATACTCAGGGAAACTTATTGTGAAGGAATTCCTATCTATTCTCCATTGTATGCAGCCTCAGAAGGACTGCTAGGGCTTAACATCTGGCCAAAAAATCATCCAAGTCGATATTTGCTGGCCGTACAGTCCATGTTTTTTGAGTTTATTCCTGTGGAACATTCTACAGAGGATCAACCTAGTACACTCTTTATGGATCAG GTGGAGAAGGGAGAAGAATATGAATTGGTGATAACCAATGCTAGTGGGTTTTATAGATACCGCTTTGGGGACATCGTCAAAGTGGTTGATTTCTACCATCAGTGTCCTGTAATTGAATTCAAACACAG GAAAGGTCAGTTTCTGAATGTAAGAGGTGAAAAGACGTCAGAGTCGCTCTTCTACCAGGCATTGACCAAAACAACATCTGCCTGGTTTCCAAGGAAACTGCTCAATTACTGTTGTGTTGAGAGTTTATTGATAGAAGATAAAG gtgACAGTTATGCCCCATTCTACCACCTTTTCCTTGAAGTTGATGATGATTCCAAACCTCTAACTGTAGATCAAAGAGAAATG attgACAAAGAGTTGTGTTCCAGGTCCTATGTTTACGAGTCTTTCAGGAACAAAGGCAGCATTCAACCTATCAAAGTGCACCAGGTGAAAGTAGGGACTTTCGAAGAACTGCGTAAATTTACAATCGACAACAGTCAGGCATCGGCCAATCAGTACAAAGTTCCCAGGGTTCTTAAAACTAAAGAAGCTGTCAATGTTCTATTGAAAAACGTTGTGAATGAGTTGTGA